In Plasmodium falciparum 3D7 genome assembly, chromosome: 1, the genomic stretch CActgtataaaaatttttttttttttttcgtataaaattttttttttttttttttttttcatataaaattttttttttatttttttatttttatttaaatttccATTTAATTCTCattgtataaatttttttttaattttttttctaaatatatttttttattttttattaaatgagattttttttttttttcttattcaattttaaatacataaatatatataaaacacatacatatttccaaacacatacacatataaatacatcCATTTACCTTTAGTAAAAAGTAACTCAACGTAGCAAACGCAATTCCTACACTTAAAGGAAAAGCCGAAATCGACATCATTTCCGGTAATATGGAGATATATGTGggttttttttatgtgtttttcttttttttttttgtatttaatttttagtgttataaattatattatatcatatatatgtacacatatataacatgATTGTAttgtgttatatattatgatatattttttaattttgtggTCTCATTAAATACaatcatatgtatatgtatagtgttatatatattaattataatcacATAAGtagttaatattatttagattaaacatattaaatattataaaaataaatatataatttacattcgtttcactaaaaaaaaaaaaaaataaataagtaaaaataaattaaataatttaataacaaCATAagtataaacaaaaaaaaatttatagggaaataaaaaaaaaattatatagagttataaaaatttaattatcataatatccATGTATTGAAAAATCTAAAATTGACAAAACATTATTTTGAATTTAATATCATGAaaccatatatttattcatttaataattttgtgtattgggcttttttcttcatttttttttttcgtcgataacgtaaaatcaaataaattattatcataattaaaaCTATAATTAATATGGCAAGGATGGTGTAACCAATTGTGGTGTACCAATTGTAAATTGTAGCTTCCATAACTTGCTCTTGTGCTTCTTCAATAGCTAATTTATTAGCAGCTTCAGCAGTCTTAGCAGCGGCTTTAGCTGATACTTCGGCTTCTGACATCATAGTTTCTACAGTTCTTTTTATAACTTCTTCATGTGAAATATATTGTCCTCTTTGTGATACAGCTGAAATTTGTTTCCACACCGAATTGCAAATACCAATATGACGGTTAACGTCACCGAAAGAGGATAACAGGTTCCTTGAAGGATCATATACACATATCTCATAATGTTGTCCATAAACAGCTTTAGTAATGCTCGAGACATTTTTATAAGATATTGTTCTAAAAAAGGATTTCAATGTCTGACCTTTTAGAGTTGATATACCCATTTTTTGTAATTCTGCAATAACTAATGCCTTACCTATAACCTCACCCGCAGCAT encodes the following:
- a CDS encoding rifin, with the protein product MKLHYTKLLLFFFTLNILLTSYHAHNKNKPSITPHHTRSTTSRLLSEYDTESSIYDSDDEIDSVKEIFERQASQRLREYDERLQEKRQKRKEQRDKNIQKIIHKDKMEKNLAEKIEKGCLRCGCGLGSVAGSIGLFGAVAINIWKPAALDAAITAALNANAVKIAAAANAAGEVIGKALVIAELQKMGISTLKGQTLKSFFRTISYKNVSSITKAVYGQHYEICVYDPSRNLLSSFGDVNRHIGICNSVWKQISAVSQRGQYISHEEVIKRTVETMMSEAEVSAKAAAKTAEAANKLAIEEAQEQVMEATIYNWYTTIGYTILAILIIVLIMIIIYLILRYRRKKKMKKKAQYTKLLNE